One Chryseobacterium tructae genomic window, GCTGCAAGCGCTAAACATTCCATTAAAAATGTAAAAATTTTTACAGATAAAGTTTCCATTTTAACCCCTCTGGTAACCCAATCTTTCTGCCCCAATCCTACGACAGGCCTTGGAAGTGTAAATTTAACTGACTTTAATTCTCAGTTTGTTGCCAATCCCGGAAACTACACCTTCACTTATTATCCTCAAGGCAGCTCAACTCCTATTTCCAATCCTGCCAATTATCAATTCAACACCAATACAACCGTAACCATTGTCATCAAAGATAGTGCTGGAATACTTTGCGATAACCCTGATGGAAAAATTCAATTAACCCTCGCCGCTTTTAAAGCAGATGATAAAACATTAACCCAATGCAATAACAATAAAGCAGGAACTGCAATTTTCAACCTTAACTCTGCTAATGTAACAAATGTTCCCGGAGTCACAAAGAACTATTACAAGACACTCAATGATCTAAATGCAGGAACTAATGAAATTCTCAATCCCGACAACTATCTTTCCGCCCCTGGAACGGTTTATGTAAAAGTAACCACTCCATTGGGATGTACTGGTACTGCAAAGATTACTCTTGCCTTTTATCCTGATACTGTAGTAAAAGAAGCCACCATTCAATCTTGTTTTATTGAAAACAACATACTCAATGCTGAATTTAATTTAACAGCAGCTAATGTAACACCACTTACCACCGGTATCACTAAAAGATATTACACCACAGTTGCCAATGCTATTAATGATACCAACGAGATCATCAATCCTTATCAATATATTTCAACAAGCACTGCCGTTTATGCAAAAATAACAGACACTAACGGCTGTTTTGCTGTCGCCAAGATCAATCTTATAGTACTTCCTCCTGTTAAATCATCAATTCTCATAGATAAAACGATCTGTATAGAAGACAAAACCAACCTCGATGCAGGCCCTGGCTTTGATGAATACCTATGGAGTACAGGAGACACAACTCCCTCTATAAAAGATGTAAGCGTAGGTACTTATTGGGTTAAATTAAAAACAGGCAACTGCGTCACTACACAAACTGTATATGTAAAGCCCTCTCCTAATCCCGTCATCTCAAGTATTGATATTCAAAACAACACAATCACGGTAAATGTTGTAGGCGGAAGATCACCTTATCAATATTCCTTAAACGGAGTCAACTGGCAGACCTCAAATACTTTTACCGGACTAACCAGAGGAGAAGTAAAAGTTTTTGTTAAAGATTTTTACAACTGTACTCCTATGGGCGTTCAGATCACAGTCCCCAACCTCATCAATGCGATTACACCTAATGGAGATAATAAAAATGATTTCATTGATTATACCGCATTGGCTTACAAAAAAAACTTAGTCTTCACTGTATACGACAGATACGGAAACAAACTTTATGAAGCCAGCAAAATAAGAAACTATACGTGGGACGGAAGAGCTTATGGTAAAAAAATCCCTACGGCAACTTATTGGTACACGATCTCATGGAATGAAAATGATAAAAACAACACCGAAACGAAATACTCCGGCTGGGTATTGGTAAAGAACCAGGAATAAGACATTAAACATGCAGCAACATCACAACCTTCCACTATGAAAAAAAATCTACTCTTTATTTTACTGGGCATTTTATTATGCCTCCCTGAAAAAACATCTTCACAGACCTATCAACTTACCGGAAATCCAGTAAATACAACAGGCTGGGATCTTGTTTCAGATGCTATTGTAAGCGGAGATTTCATTAGGCTTACCACAGATCAGACAAGCAAGTACGGAGCCATAAAGCTATCTACCCCCATCACTTTAAGCTATTGTGACAAGTGGAAAGTGGAATTTGATTTCAGAATTGACGGAAATGGAACCACACAGTTTGGCCGTGGAGATGGCTTTACATTTTGGTATCTTGCTAATCCTCCCACAGGATTTGTATCGGGCGGCGGCCTTGGTATCCCAGCTAATGCATCAGGGTTAATGGTAGGTTTTGATATATTCAACAACACTACAGAAGGCCAAATGAGTAAAATACATGTTTTGTATGGCACAAATAATACTGCCGGAAATAATATAGAATATAATAACACTCCAGGAAGTACGTTTCATTCTCCAGATTTAAACCCTACACAACCGTTTGTGGGTGCTACTTATAAACACGTGGAAGTAAACGGAGAAACCGACCTTTCCAATCCAACCAGCTGGATCATTAAAATTAAAATAGATGGTGTACTTATTGTTGATCAGTCATTTGCACCTTCCGGAAATGCTGTAGGAATGACACAGGGATATTTTGGTTTTTCTGCAGCAACAGGAGGCGCAAGCGCCCGACACTCCATTCAAAATGCTAAAGTATATGTAGATAAAGTCCCTATTTTAAATAATACAATCAAACCTTTTGTGTGTACCAATCCTACCACAGGAAACGGAACCGTAGATCTTACTTCCTACAATACACAATTTGTAAATAATCCCGGAAATTACACTTTCACTTATTACGTATTGGGAAGCGCTACCCCAATTGCTACTCCTACCAGCTTCCAGTACACTGGGAATACCACCATTAAAGTAGTGGTCAAAGATCCTACCTCAACACTTTGCGATAATGGAGATGGCGTGATACAACTGGAACCTACTCCGTTTGCTGCCACTGATGCAAGTCTTACCGAATGTAACAATAATAATGGTGGAGTTGGTATATTTGATCTCAATACAGCTGCGGTCACAACCTTAACAGGGGTCACTAAAGAATTCTATCCAAGTATATATGATCTGAATGCGAGTACCAATCAGATTCCTAATCCCTCAGCTTACGTCTCTCCTCCCGGGACAATATACGTAAGAGTAATCACATCACAAGGATGTGTTAGCACAGCCAAAATTACCCTAAACACCCATCCACCGGTAACCGTTTATGATGTCCCAATAGAATCATGTTTTATTGAGAACAATCCGTTGACAGCATCTTTTAATCTCACCAATGCCGCTGTTGTTCCAAATCCAGCAGGATTTACAAAAAAATATTACCCGTCTTTAACTGACGCTCTTAACGGAACCAATGAAATAAATAATCCTAGTGGATATATTGCTCCTAATGGTGTTGCATATGTAAAAGTTTTCAACACAACCGGATGTTTTTCAATTGCCAAGCTTACATTAACAGTAAAAGCTCCGGTACCATCCAGAGTTTTAAAAGATAAAATCATCTGTATGGAAAGCACAACAACCCTGGATGCCGGCCCAGGATTCAAAAGCTATGAATGGAGCACAGGAGCCACCACTCAATCCATTAAAAATGTAGGAATAGGAACATACTGGGTAAAACTAAAAACCGGAGATTGTTTCACCATACAGCCTGTTATGGTACTTCCCGCAGAGAACCCTGTTATCTCAAGTGTAGACATTTCCAGAGGAACAGTCACCGTAAACGTAAATGGTGGAATGCCTCCTTATCAATATTCAACAGATAAGATCACCTGGCAGGATTCCAATGTATTCACCGATGTCACACGAGGTGTTGCTAAAATATATGTAAAAGACAGTTACAACTGCGAACCTATTACAATCAATATCACAGTACCTAATCTTATTAATCTTATCACACCTAATGATGATGGCATCAATGATATGATAGATTATTCCGCACTCGCTATCAAGCCCAATCTGGAAGTGAATATTTACGACAGATATGGCTTACAGGTTTTTAAAGCTGACAAAACCAATGGATACAAATGGGATGGTACGGCCAACGGAAGAAAGGTTCCTACAGGAAGCTACTGGTATTCAATTTCGTGGAATGAAGATAACAGGCATAACACTCCAGTTAACTTTGCAGGTTGGATTATTGTTAAAAACAGAAATTAACACGTTCATTATTCATATTAAAAGAGTCACTCCGTTTTACGGGGTGATTTTTGCATTAAATTAGCAGGATATATTTCATTTTAAAGACCCTTTATTCATATTCAATTCTTAAATTTGTGCTATGAATTATTTGGAAGCTTTAAGCAGAAGGTATTCTGTGAAAAAATTTAATAATCAAATTATTCCTCAGGAAACTCTTCATAATATTCTTGAGTCAGGGAAGCTGTCTGCCAGTTCACAGGGGCTTCAGCCATACAAAATTATCATTGTTGAAAGTCACGAAATGAAACAGAAGATGATTCCCGCTTTTTACAATCCTTCTCAGATATCCACCTGTTCCCATCTGATTGTTATTGTTTCTAAGAAAGTCATTGAGGAAAACTACATCCGTGGTTACTTTAAACATATTTCAGAAGTAAGAGAAATTCCTCTTGAAACGCTGAATCCATTCAAAAACAGTATCAGCCAGCATATTAATCAAAAAACACAAGATGAAATTTTCAACTGGGCAGAAAAGCAGTCTTATATAGTATTGGCCAATCTCATGTATGCTGCTGCTATCGAAAATATAGACTCATGCCCAATGGAAGGCTTCAGACAGGATGTAATAGAAGAAGTTTTGGATATCAACACCGAAATAGAAAAAGTAACCGTTACCCTCGCTTTAGGTTACCGTTCTGAAGAAGACTCCTTTCAGCATATGAAAAAAGTAAGAAAACCAAACGAAAAATTGTTTAAATTTATTTAATATTTAAATGATTGTACCTAAAGCAAGCACATGATAAAAGCGGATGTATTAGTAATCGGTTCCGGTATTTCCGGACTTTCCTATGCCATTAAAGTTTCTGAACAACTCCCTGATGCCAAAATCATTATTGTCACAAAGTCTGATGAAGACGAAAGCAATACCAAATATGCACAGGGTGGCCTTGCTGTAGTTACCGATTTTCAGAATGACAATTTTGAGAAACATATAGAAGACACTATGCGTGCCGGTGATGGAGAAAACAAACGCGACGTAGTGGAAATGGTGGTAAAA contains:
- a CDS encoding T9SS type B sorting domain-containing protein, whose protein sequence is MGCTGTAKITLAFYPDTVVKEATIQSCFIENNILNAEFNLTAANVTPLTTGITKRYYTTVANAINDTNEIINPYQYISTSTAVYAKITDTNGCFAVAKINLIVLPPVKSSILIDKTICIEDKTNLDAGPGFDEYLWSTGDTTPSIKDVSVGTYWVKLKTGNCVTTQTVYVKPSPNPVISSIDIQNNTITVNVVGGRSPYQYSLNGVNWQTSNTFTGLTRGEVKVFVKDFYNCTPMGVQITVPNLINAITPNGDNKNDFIDYTALAYKKNLVFTVYDRYGNKLYEASKIRNYTWDGRAYGKKIPTATYWYTISWNENDKNNTETKYSGWVLVKNQE
- a CDS encoding T9SS type B sorting domain-containing protein codes for the protein MKKNLLFILLGILLCLPEKTSSQTYQLTGNPVNTTGWDLVSDAIVSGDFIRLTTDQTSKYGAIKLSTPITLSYCDKWKVEFDFRIDGNGTTQFGRGDGFTFWYLANPPTGFVSGGGLGIPANASGLMVGFDIFNNTTEGQMSKIHVLYGTNNTAGNNIEYNNTPGSTFHSPDLNPTQPFVGATYKHVEVNGETDLSNPTSWIIKIKIDGVLIVDQSFAPSGNAVGMTQGYFGFSAATGGASARHSIQNAKVYVDKVPILNNTIKPFVCTNPTTGNGTVDLTSYNTQFVNNPGNYTFTYYVLGSATPIATPTSFQYTGNTTIKVVVKDPTSTLCDNGDGVIQLEPTPFAATDASLTECNNNNGGVGIFDLNTAAVTTLTGVTKEFYPSIYDLNASTNQIPNPSAYVSPPGTIYVRVITSQGCVSTAKITLNTHPPVTVYDVPIESCFIENNPLTASFNLTNAAVVPNPAGFTKKYYPSLTDALNGTNEINNPSGYIAPNGVAYVKVFNTTGCFSIAKLTLTVKAPVPSRVLKDKIICMESTTTLDAGPGFKSYEWSTGATTQSIKNVGIGTYWVKLKTGDCFTIQPVMVLPAENPVISSVDISRGTVTVNVNGGMPPYQYSTDKITWQDSNVFTDVTRGVAKIYVKDSYNCEPITINITVPNLINLITPNDDGINDMIDYSALAIKPNLEVNIYDRYGLQVFKADKTNGYKWDGTANGRKVPTGSYWYSISWNEDNRHNTPVNFAGWIIVKNRN
- a CDS encoding NAD(P)H-dependent oxidoreductase, whose protein sequence is MNYLEALSRRYSVKKFNNQIIPQETLHNILESGKLSASSQGLQPYKIIIVESHEMKQKMIPAFYNPSQISTCSHLIVIVSKKVIEENYIRGYFKHISEVREIPLETLNPFKNSISQHINQKTQDEIFNWAEKQSYIVLANLMYAAAIENIDSCPMEGFRQDVIEEVLDINTEIEKVTVTLALGYRSEEDSFQHMKKVRKPNEKLFKFI